A genomic window from Brevibacillus agri includes:
- a CDS encoding glycoside hydrolase family 15 protein, translating into MPRPLVVGNGKLLINFDDRLHMRDLYYPYVGQLNHVGGHFSKLGIWVQGRFSWLDEDGWKRQLGYDRESLVTDVHAHHEHLAVSLQMADGVHQRDPIYLKKVCVRNHANEAREIRLFFNHDFSLNETEVGDTAVYDPILSTVYHYKRNVYMMANGKTPEGGIDQFSVGIKRFNYAEGTWRDAEDGLLAGNPIAQGSVDSTISFRLLLQPHEEKTMYYWLCVGDSYDAVRTLNQYVLDNDPDRLLGRVAVYWRRWVNKEERDFADLPPEVVHLYKTSLLLVRTQIDQNGAILAANDSDILQFNRDHYSYMWPRDGALIASAMAKAGYTGTVAPFFTFCAQALNEDGYLQHKYNPDGSVGSSWHPYVVDGEVQLPIQEDETALVLYALWEQYKSGKQIEDCQALYATLVRPAARFLLEYVHPTLELPKPSYDLWEERRGIFTFTSATVYAGLMAAARFAQLFGDDRRHKRYEDGAKSIRAAMEKHLYDPGIGRFLRGIYLRPDGGVEKDFTVESSLYALFALEVFPVDDPRVQRTMEAVKKSLRVDTEVGGFARYQGDYYFKKSHDIARVPGNPWIICTLWVADWEIAKAKSLEELQEPKNRLLWVVRHSLQSGVLSEQLDPYSGAPVSVAPLTWSHATFVATVLRYLEKVNELR; encoded by the coding sequence ATGCCGAGACCGCTCGTCGTCGGGAACGGGAAACTTTTGATTAATTTTGACGACAGGCTGCACATGCGCGATCTTTACTATCCGTATGTAGGCCAACTGAATCATGTCGGCGGACATTTCAGTAAGCTGGGAATCTGGGTACAGGGACGGTTCTCCTGGCTCGATGAGGATGGCTGGAAGCGGCAGCTTGGCTATGACCGGGAGTCGCTGGTGACAGATGTTCATGCCCATCATGAGCATCTGGCCGTCTCCTTGCAGATGGCAGATGGCGTGCACCAGCGCGATCCGATTTATTTGAAAAAAGTGTGCGTCCGCAATCATGCCAACGAGGCGCGGGAGATCCGGCTGTTTTTCAACCACGACTTCAGCCTGAACGAGACGGAGGTCGGGGACACCGCCGTGTACGACCCGATTCTCTCCACTGTCTATCACTACAAACGCAACGTGTACATGATGGCCAACGGCAAAACACCGGAGGGCGGAATCGACCAGTTCAGCGTCGGCATCAAGCGGTTCAACTATGCGGAAGGAACGTGGCGCGACGCGGAAGATGGGCTGCTCGCCGGCAATCCGATCGCGCAAGGCTCTGTGGACAGCACGATTTCGTTTCGCTTGCTGCTGCAGCCGCACGAGGAAAAAACGATGTACTACTGGCTGTGCGTCGGGGATTCGTACGACGCCGTGAGAACGCTGAACCAGTACGTGCTGGACAACGACCCGGATCGGCTGCTGGGCCGGGTAGCCGTGTACTGGCGGCGCTGGGTGAACAAGGAAGAGCGGGATTTCGCCGACCTTCCCCCGGAGGTCGTCCATCTGTACAAGACCAGCTTGCTTCTCGTGCGGACGCAGATCGACCAGAACGGAGCGATTCTCGCCGCGAACGACTCCGACATCCTCCAGTTTAACCGCGACCACTACAGCTACATGTGGCCGCGGGACGGGGCGCTGATCGCAAGCGCCATGGCGAAGGCCGGCTACACGGGAACGGTCGCTCCGTTTTTTACGTTTTGCGCGCAAGCCTTGAACGAAGACGGCTATTTGCAGCACAAATACAACCCGGACGGCTCTGTCGGCTCCAGTTGGCATCCGTACGTCGTAGACGGCGAAGTCCAGCTCCCGATTCAGGAGGATGAGACGGCTTTGGTGCTGTACGCCCTTTGGGAGCAGTACAAGAGCGGCAAGCAGATTGAAGACTGCCAGGCGCTGTATGCGACACTCGTTCGCCCGGCTGCCCGCTTTTTGCTGGAATACGTTCACCCGACCCTGGAGCTGCCGAAGCCGAGCTATGACTTGTGGGAGGAGCGGCGCGGCATCTTCACGTTCACGAGCGCCACGGTGTACGCGGGCTTGATGGCTGCGGCGCGGTTTGCGCAACTGTTCGGCGACGACCGCCGCCACAAGCGCTACGAGGACGGGGCGAAAAGCATTCGCGCCGCTATGGAAAAGCATTTGTACGACCCGGGGATCGGCCGGTTTTTGCGCGGCATTTACTTGCGCCCGGACGGAGGCGTGGAAAAAGACTTTACGGTGGAAAGCAGCCTGTACGCGCTGTTTGCCCTCGAAGTGTTCCCGGTGGACGATCCGCGCGTGCAGCGCACGATGGAGGCTGTGAAAAAGAGCCTGCGGGTCGACACGGAAGTAGGCGGCTTCGCCCGCTACCAGGGCGACTACTACTTCAAAAAGTCGCACGATATTGCCAGAGTGCCGGGAAACCCGTGGATCATCTGCACGCTATGGGTGGCGGATTGGGAGATCGCCAAGGCAAAATCGCTCGAAGAATTGCAAGAGCCGAAAAACAGGCTTCTGTGGGTCGTGCGCCATTCGCTGCAAAGCGGCGTGCTGTCCGAGCAGCTTGACCCGTATTCGGGTGCTCCCGTATCGGTTGCGCCTTTGACCTGGTCTCATGCTACGTTCGTAGCTACTGTTCTGCGTTATTTGGAAAAAGTGAATGAGTTGCGCTAA
- a CDS encoding phosphoglucomutase/phosphomannomutase family protein, producing MEMTAIRFGTDGWRDIVADGFTMENVRIVAQAIASYTKEIGQQEQPILVGHDTRFLGRRFAEEIVSVLAANQIRSYLVNEAAPTPAVAFGVKHFAASGAIMVTASHNPPEYNGIKYIPEYAGPATPEITARLEAWISEIASAKEVPTVSLADATRDRLLQVIVLRPHYEAHLRRIVNMDILRGSSLHVVVDAMHGAGKGYVSSLLAEAGVKTIGIRETPDAAFGGDLPEPNDKHLGLLKKEVLERKATLGLANDGDADRFGVVDRFGQYIPPNDVLVLLTYHLVKNRKLTGRIVRTVATTHLLDHMAERYGLELVETPVGFKYIGEQMRKGDVLIGGEESGGASILGHIPEKDGVLINLLLAELVAYENKEIDQILRDVYDQFGELFHTRIDMRLAEKDKWISQMVTTPPERIGPYAVQGINRMDGIKLLLEEGHWVLIRPSGTEPLVRIYCEATNATSLSKLQEAIRDWFSEINV from the coding sequence ATGGAGATGACCGCAATCCGTTTCGGTACGGACGGCTGGCGCGACATCGTGGCGGACGGCTTTACGATGGAAAATGTCCGCATAGTCGCGCAAGCTATCGCCAGCTATACAAAAGAAATCGGCCAACAGGAGCAGCCGATTTTGGTCGGGCACGACACGCGTTTTCTCGGTCGGCGATTCGCCGAGGAAATCGTCAGCGTGCTGGCCGCGAACCAGATACGCTCTTACCTGGTCAATGAGGCGGCCCCTACGCCTGCTGTCGCTTTCGGGGTCAAGCATTTTGCCGCCAGCGGAGCGATCATGGTCACCGCCAGCCACAATCCGCCTGAGTACAACGGCATCAAATACATTCCCGAGTACGCAGGTCCGGCGACGCCGGAAATTACCGCCCGGCTGGAAGCTTGGATCAGCGAGATCGCATCCGCCAAAGAGGTGCCGACGGTTTCTTTGGCAGATGCGACCCGCGACAGGCTGCTGCAAGTGATCGTGCTGCGGCCCCATTACGAGGCGCATCTGCGGCGCATCGTCAACATGGACATTTTGCGCGGGTCGTCCCTGCACGTGGTGGTGGATGCGATGCACGGGGCAGGCAAGGGGTATGTCAGCTCGCTTTTGGCAGAAGCCGGGGTGAAGACGATCGGCATCCGGGAGACGCCGGACGCGGCTTTCGGCGGGGATTTGCCTGAGCCAAATGACAAGCATCTCGGCTTGCTGAAAAAAGAAGTGCTGGAACGCAAGGCGACACTCGGGCTTGCCAATGACGGCGACGCTGACCGCTTCGGCGTCGTGGATCGGTTTGGACAATACATTCCGCCAAACGATGTGCTCGTCCTGTTGACCTATCACCTGGTGAAAAACCGCAAGCTGACCGGGCGCATCGTGCGCACGGTAGCGACCACGCATTTGCTCGACCATATGGCAGAGCGCTACGGGCTGGAACTGGTGGAGACGCCGGTCGGCTTCAAATACATCGGGGAACAAATGCGCAAGGGAGACGTCCTGATCGGCGGCGAGGAGAGCGGAGGCGCGAGCATTCTCGGCCATATCCCGGAAAAAGACGGGGTGCTGATTAATCTGCTGCTCGCAGAGCTGGTCGCCTATGAAAACAAGGAGATCGACCAGATTTTGCGCGATGTGTACGATCAGTTCGGCGAGCTGTTCCATACGCGCATCGACATGCGGCTTGCGGAAAAAGACAAGTGGATTTCGCAGATGGTGACCACGCCGCCGGAACGGATCGGTCCGTACGCGGTGCAAGGGATCAACCGGATGGACGGGATCAAGCTGCTTTTGGAAGAAGGGCACTGGGTGCTCATCCGTCCTTCGGGCACGGAGCCGCTGGTGCGCATCTACTGCGAGGCGACGAATGCGACTTCGCTTTCCAAGCTGCAAGAAGCGATTCGGGACTGGTTTTCGGAAATCAATGTATGA
- a CDS encoding serine/threonine-protein kinase has protein sequence MRIDREVLQAFLKEVKIESQSPDDPVVALHIPYPWELVGTGNYAAVFAHPDYPRVVIKLYAPGRPGWEQEIEVYKKLGETRSFPMMYDYGEGYLVIKRINGISLFDCARFGIPIPPQVIEDVERALKEAREKGLFPHDVHGKNVLMDQGRGYLIDVSDYYKNVPDSKWRDLRKAYYKIYLPFLKDRGWKIPLWVLNGVRKGYRLYKKARRLFT, from the coding sequence ATGCGCATTGACCGAGAAGTGTTGCAAGCTTTTTTGAAAGAAGTAAAGATAGAAAGCCAGTCGCCTGACGATCCTGTCGTCGCCCTGCACATCCCCTATCCGTGGGAGTTGGTCGGCACCGGCAACTACGCCGCCGTCTTTGCCCATCCCGATTATCCGCGTGTGGTCATCAAGCTGTACGCCCCAGGCAGACCAGGCTGGGAGCAGGAGATCGAGGTGTACAAAAAGCTCGGGGAGACGCGCTCGTTCCCGATGATGTACGACTATGGCGAAGGCTATCTGGTCATTAAACGAATCAACGGCATTTCTTTGTTTGACTGCGCTCGTTTTGGCATCCCCATCCCGCCTCAGGTGATCGAGGACGTGGAGCGGGCACTGAAGGAAGCGCGCGAAAAGGGGCTGTTTCCGCACGACGTCCACGGCAAAAACGTGCTGATGGACCAGGGGCGGGGGTACCTCATTGACGTCTCGGACTACTACAAGAACGTTCCGGACAGCAAATGGCGGGATTTGCGCAAGGCGTACTACAAGATATACCTTCCGTTTTTGAAGGACCGTGGCTGGAAAATTCCGTTGTGGGTGCTCAACGGGGTGCGCAAAGGGTATCGGCTGTACAAAAAGGCGAGGCGCTTGTTCACGTGA
- the lspA gene encoding signal peptidase II has product MLYFLIAAVIIGLDQWTKHLVVNHMERGESIPLIADVFHLTSHRNMGAAFGILQNQRWLFIVITVAVVVGIVYSLIRLGKKQPRASFALSLVLGGAIGNFIDRATTGQVVDFLDFTLINFPIFNVADMAITIGVGILLLDVFLEGRKSGR; this is encoded by the coding sequence TTGTTGTATTTTCTTATTGCGGCTGTGATTATTGGACTGGATCAGTGGACCAAGCACCTTGTAGTGAACCATATGGAGCGGGGAGAATCCATCCCGTTGATCGCGGATGTGTTTCATCTCACCTCGCACCGCAACATGGGGGCCGCGTTCGGCATTTTGCAAAATCAGCGCTGGCTCTTTATTGTCATTACAGTTGCCGTCGTCGTCGGCATCGTGTATTCGCTGATCCGCCTCGGCAAAAAACAGCCGCGCGCTTCTTTCGCATTGTCCCTCGTGTTGGGTGGGGCCATCGGTAATTTTATCGACCGCGCAACGACCGGACAAGTCGTGGACTTTTTGGATTTCACCCTGATTAACTTCCCGATTTTCAACGTCGCGGACATGGCGATTACGATCGGCGTCGGCATTTTGCTGTTGGATGTCTTCCTGGAAGGCAGGAAAAGCGGACGGTAA
- a CDS encoding sugar phosphate nucleotidyltransferase, translated as MKAVIMAGGKGTRLRPLTSHTPKPMVPLLNRPCMEYTIDLLKKHGITEIAVTLQYLPDVIRDTFGDGSRYGVSLVYFEETTPLGTAGSVKNCADFLDERFLVISGDTLTDIDLTAAIRFHEQNDALATLILTRVETPLEFGVVMTDERGRITRFLEKPSWAEVFSDTVNTGMYVCEPEVLSYIEEKKEVDFSKEIFPYFLQEQKPLYGYEASGYWSDIGSLEVYRQAQFDLLDGRVNLEIKAQEIAPRIFLENHVRVDSSVRLEGPVYISENVHLQAGVEVGPYTVLGDNTVVSSGSKLSRAIFWENNVIGKKTEITGTTLCRNVRIADCVQTGDGAVIGDNCLIGAKSVVKAGVKIWPDKEVGESAIVTTSLIYGMKQTKNLFGNSGIKGIGNIDITPEFVTRLAAAYAYLQKPGSKIALSACSHPFAQLLKHSIMTSLCSSGIDTVDLGVGNSPLIRYGVRSLACIGGIHVFMNENGDEKEIVLQFIDQKGLPISRDMERKIENAYWQETYVRNLHHLGELHVEHQVQEAYLRALAEQLDVPSIQRQRFHLLIDSETRFFPTFLAPLLHDLGVTVTYGAIQDGISKKKADLGIRLDKNGEAFALFTEEGAKLSTEQLLALQLLACSGRHKRIGLPVSAPAELEHLAQLLQIEVVRTKVAPRAMMEVASDERFHPLFDAVYSLMSILSYLAQEEKPLSVLLELLPACHMERKTVFCPWGAKGKVMRKVLEENKGKLLELMDGIKVYDTNGWVLILPDSEDSHVKVISQGATAETAATLASSYARRIAEYQ; from the coding sequence ATGAAGGCAGTAATTATGGCTGGTGGTAAAGGTACACGTCTACGTCCGTTAACGTCCCATACTCCAAAACCAATGGTGCCACTCTTGAACCGGCCGTGCATGGAGTACACGATCGATCTGTTGAAAAAGCACGGAATTACAGAGATTGCAGTCACGCTCCAGTATCTGCCTGATGTCATCCGCGATACGTTTGGCGATGGTTCGCGCTACGGTGTTTCCCTCGTGTACTTTGAAGAGACGACGCCGCTCGGAACGGCGGGCAGCGTGAAAAACTGCGCCGATTTTCTCGATGAACGGTTTCTCGTCATCAGCGGGGATACGCTCACAGACATTGATCTGACGGCGGCGATTCGCTTTCATGAGCAGAATGACGCCCTGGCTACGCTGATTCTCACCCGTGTGGAGACGCCGCTGGAGTTCGGCGTCGTCATGACGGACGAACGCGGGCGAATCACCCGTTTCCTGGAAAAGCCAAGCTGGGCGGAAGTGTTCAGCGATACGGTCAACACCGGGATGTACGTCTGCGAGCCGGAAGTGCTGTCTTATATAGAAGAAAAAAAAGAAGTCGATTTCAGCAAAGAAATTTTTCCGTACTTTTTACAGGAGCAAAAACCGCTCTACGGCTACGAAGCGAGCGGGTACTGGTCGGATATCGGCTCTCTGGAAGTATATCGCCAGGCACAGTTTGACCTGCTGGACGGCCGTGTCAACCTGGAGATCAAAGCCCAGGAAATTGCCCCGCGCATTTTTCTGGAAAATCACGTCCGTGTCGACTCTTCCGTGCGGCTGGAGGGGCCGGTTTATATAAGTGAAAATGTACACCTGCAGGCGGGAGTGGAGGTCGGGCCTTATACCGTGCTCGGAGACAACACCGTCGTCTCCTCGGGAAGCAAGCTGTCGCGAGCGATCTTCTGGGAGAACAACGTCATCGGGAAAAAGACGGAAATCACCGGGACCACACTCTGCCGCAATGTCCGCATTGCCGATTGCGTGCAGACAGGAGACGGTGCGGTCATCGGCGACAATTGCCTGATCGGCGCGAAATCCGTCGTGAAGGCAGGCGTCAAGATTTGGCCGGACAAGGAAGTGGGAGAAAGCGCGATCGTGACGACTTCTCTCATCTACGGCATGAAGCAGACGAAAAATTTGTTCGGAAACAGCGGGATCAAAGGCATCGGCAATATAGACATCACGCCGGAGTTCGTGACGCGGCTCGCTGCCGCATATGCCTATTTGCAAAAGCCCGGCAGCAAAATCGCGCTGTCTGCGTGCTCGCATCCTTTTGCCCAGTTGCTCAAGCACAGCATCATGACGAGCTTGTGCTCCTCGGGCATTGACACGGTGGATCTCGGCGTTGGCAACTCCCCGCTCATCCGCTACGGCGTCCGCTCGCTCGCGTGCATCGGCGGCATCCATGTATTCATGAATGAAAACGGAGACGAAAAAGAGATCGTCCTCCAGTTCATCGACCAGAAAGGGTTGCCGATCTCGCGCGACATGGAGCGGAAAATCGAAAATGCCTACTGGCAGGAGACGTATGTGCGCAACCTGCACCATTTGGGCGAGCTGCACGTCGAGCATCAGGTCCAGGAAGCTTACTTGCGCGCCTTGGCCGAGCAGCTTGATGTGCCATCCATCCAGCGCCAGCGTTTTCACCTGTTGATCGACAGCGAAACGCGGTTTTTCCCGACTTTTCTCGCCCCGCTGCTTCACGATCTGGGCGTGACGGTCACGTATGGAGCGATCCAGGACGGCATCAGCAAAAAGAAAGCCGATCTCGGCATACGCCTGGACAAAAACGGAGAAGCGTTCGCCTTGTTCACCGAGGAAGGCGCGAAGCTGTCGACGGAGCAACTGCTGGCCTTGCAGCTTTTGGCTTGCAGCGGTCGCCACAAGCGGATCGGCTTGCCAGTCAGCGCGCCAGCCGAGCTGGAGCACCTCGCCCAACTGCTGCAAATCGAGGTCGTGCGGACGAAAGTAGCGCCGCGCGCGATGATGGAGGTAGCGTCCGACGAGCGTTTCCATCCGCTGTTTGACGCGGTGTACAGCCTGATGAGCATTCTGTCCTACCTAGCCCAGGAGGAAAAGCCGCTCAGCGTGCTGCTGGAGCTTCTGCCTGCGTGCCATATGGAGCGCAAAACGGTCTTTTGCCCATGGGGAGCGAAAGGCAAAGTGATGCGCAAAGTGCTGGAGGAAAACAAAGGCAAGCTGCTTGAACTCATGGACGGAATCAAGGTTTACGATACGAACGGCTGGGTGCTGATTTTGCCTGACTCGGAAGATTCGCACGTCAAGGTCATTTCGCAAGGAGCGACGGCAGAAACGGCGGCAACGCTCGCCTCCTCCTACGCCAGACGGATTGCGGAGTATCAATGA